ACTGATCGTCGGATTCGGGATCCTGAATAAGGCGAACCTCCCCTGGTTTCACGAGATGACCGTGTTGCGTGAGAACCAAGGCCGCCTCTTGTGCCATCATCCCTTGATCATCGTCGGAGATCCCTGCGGCCTTGAGGAATTGCGCAGCGTCGCGGATAAATCTCGCATCCGTATGAGACTCGCTCGGGCTGAGCCGCTCCCACTCCGGCAGCAACTCCACCGCTTCGCGATAGCGTCCCAAATCCTTAAGAACGCTGATCAGGGTATTCAGGATACCGGGGTCGTGGGGTGCAAGCGCGTAGCACTTCCGAAACAGCGCCAATGCCTCGGGGAAAAGTCCACAATGGAGCAAAGAAAAGCCGTAATTGCTGTTAGCGACGACATTGTCGGGTGCCACTCGCAGGGCGGCCTCGTGGGCTTTGCGCATGGCCTCGACGTCTCGACATAGGCAGGCCACGCCGCC
The DNA window shown above is from Acidiferrobacter sp. SPIII_3 and carries:
- a CDS encoding tetratricopeptide repeat protein; translation: MPVAQTKGRDLILRLNDMRHGPFNEVALRAIRRDAEALRATEPVEAYTVLGGVACLCRDVEAMRKAHEAALRVAPDNVVANSNYGFSLLHCGLFPEALALFRKCYALAPHDPGILNTLISVLKDLGRYREAVELLPEWERLSPSESHTDARFIRDAAQFLKAAGISDDDQGMMAQEAALVLTQHGHLVKPGEVRLIQDPESDDQWLEQLLGVSDVSTDRVVDLNEAIAKKIVAMPNAAVREHIVVRYTSSGRNGY